From one Chryseobacterium sp. 3008163 genomic stretch:
- the rplM gene encoding 50S ribosomal protein L13 translates to MNTLSYKTVSANKATANKEWVVVDAEGQPLGRLASKVAKILRGKHKANFTPHVDCGDNVIVLNAGKVTLSGTKWEDKTYIWHTGYPGGQKSMTATELLKKDSLKVLEKSVKGMLPKTKLGSALFKNLYLYEGTEHKHEAQQPKTLNINEFK, encoded by the coding sequence GTGAATACATTAAGTTACAAAACTGTTTCAGCGAACAAAGCTACTGCAAATAAAGAATGGGTTGTAGTAGACGCTGAAGGACAACCGTTAGGAAGACTAGCTTCTAAGGTTGCAAAGATTTTGAGAGGTAAGCACAAAGCAAACTTTACACCTCACGTAGATTGTGGTGATAATGTTATTGTTTTGAATGCTGGGAAAGTAACCCTTTCCGGAACCAAGTGGGAAGACAAGACTTACATTTGGCATACAGGTTATCCTGGAGGTCAAAAGTCTATGACGGCTACTGAACTTCTAAAGAAAGATTCTTTAAAAGTATTGGAAAAATCTGTAAAAGGTATGCTTCCAAAAACTAAATTAGGATCTGCTTTGTTCAAAAACCTTTATTTATATGAAGGAACTGAGCACAAGCACGAAGCTCAACAGCCTAAAACACTTAATATTAACGAATTTAAATAA
- the rpsI gene encoding 30S ribosomal protein S9, with the protein MSIVHKIGRRKTSVARVYVKPGSGVITVNGKEAATYFSTDVMVYKLNQPFILSETVGQYDVTVNVFGGGNTGQAEAIRLGISRALCEINAEYRLLLKPAGLLTRDARMVERKKPGQKKARKRFQFSKR; encoded by the coding sequence ATGTCTATAGTTCACAAAATCGGAAGAAGAAAGACTTCTGTAGCAAGAGTTTATGTAAAACCAGGTTCTGGTGTGATTACAGTAAACGGTAAAGAAGCTGCAACTTATTTCTCTACAGACGTAATGGTTTATAAATTAAATCAGCCGTTTATCCTTTCTGAGACTGTTGGTCAGTATGACGTTACCGTAAATGTTTTCGGTGGTGGTAATACAGGTCAGGCAGAAGCTATCAGATTAGGTATTTCTAGAGCGCTTTGCGAAATCAATGCTGAATACAGATTGTTGTTGAAGCCTGCAGGTTTACTTACAAGAGATGCAAGAATGGTAGAAAGAAAGAAACCAGGTCAGAAAAAAGCAAGAAAGAGATTCCAGTTCTCAAAACGTTAA
- the rpsB gene encoding 30S ribosomal protein S2 codes for MAKANVKDLLEAGVHFGHMTRKWNPNMAPYIFMEKNGIHIVDLHKTAVKLDEACSALEKLTSAGKKVLFVATKKQAKEVVAKHAAELNMPYITERWPGGMLTNFVTIRKAVKKMNSIDKMKKDGTFETLSKKERLQVDRQRANLEKNLGSISDMVRLPSAIFVVDIMREHIAVTEAKKLGIPVFGIVDTNSDPRKVDFVIPGNDDASKSIDMILNVVSDSIKEGQSQRKADKEKSKEEGEVVSADKDADFDAAAE; via the coding sequence ATGGCAAAAGCAAATGTAAAAGACCTTCTAGAGGCTGGTGTACACTTCGGTCACATGACTAGAAAGTGGAATCCAAATATGGCTCCATACATTTTTATGGAGAAAAATGGTATTCACATTGTAGACTTACATAAAACAGCTGTTAAATTGGATGAAGCGTGCAGCGCTTTAGAAAAATTAACTTCTGCAGGTAAAAAAGTTCTTTTCGTAGCTACCAAAAAGCAAGCGAAAGAAGTAGTTGCTAAGCACGCTGCTGAACTTAATATGCCTTATATTACAGAAAGATGGCCGGGAGGTATGTTAACGAATTTCGTTACAATCAGAAAAGCTGTAAAGAAAATGAACTCTATCGACAAAATGAAAAAAGACGGTACGTTCGAAACTTTATCTAAAAAAGAAAGATTACAAGTTGACAGACAAAGAGCTAACTTAGAGAAAAACTTAGGTTCTATCTCTGACATGGTGCGTCTTCCTTCTGCAATCTTCGTTGTAGATATCATGAGAGAACACATCGCTGTAACTGAAGCTAAGAAATTAGGTATTCCAGTTTTCGGTATTGTTGATACAAACTCTGACCCAAGAAAAGTAGACTTCGTTATCCCAGGAAACGATGATGCTTCAAAATCTATCGATATGATCTTAAACGTAGTTTCAGATTCTATCAAAGAAGGTCAGTCTCAGAGAAAAGCTGATAAAGAAAAATCTAAAGAAGAAGGAGAAGTAGTATCTGCTGATAAAGATGCAGATTTCGACGCTGCTGCTGAATAA
- a CDS encoding DUF6759 domain-containing protein, with protein MKKLLIGFVIFMVLNSCGTTYNNYPVKSSPSNTEREYHEVLKTYKSETAEVLTYLLNETSPNDPKTALTVENTSRCNMVLTVSSNNYYKKIPIGAGKIGSVMIPKNQTYKLSGMVCQSAYQTSKFITSAYSIKLSN; from the coding sequence ATGAAAAAACTGCTGATCGGATTTGTAATTTTTATGGTTTTAAATAGTTGCGGGACTACATACAATAACTACCCTGTCAAAAGTTCACCATCCAATACTGAAAGAGAGTATCATGAGGTGTTGAAAACTTACAAATCTGAAACCGCAGAAGTATTGACCTATTTGCTGAATGAAACATCACCAAATGACCCCAAAACAGCACTAACGGTTGAGAACACTTCCAGATGCAATATGGTTTTAACCGTTAGTTCAAATAATTATTACAAGAAGATTCCGATCGGTGCCGGAAAAATCGGTTCTGTGATGATTCCTAAGAACCAAACTTATAAATTATCGGGAATGGTTTGCCAGTCAGCATATCAGACTTCTAAATTTATTACATCTGCATATTCAATAAAACTTTCGAATTGA
- a CDS encoding DUF6759 domain-containing protein has translation MKKNYLIILFFTLTSSCSTQTSNHEDILKNTNITEIEEYLKTAHPEDPKRRILKSKLIALKNSEWTKGSATAKPMEVRPIITEIPQNFKTNLIAKDSEEFKKLMSETSSEHKEKTVQLLNAMFSEDINSKEAILLFRNNSDCNLVLKISGKKFYNLAVPAHNENFIVVDKDHYSLSSNICDVEYASKRQINKNIQIAINNPQYKFNENESLALNNELGRDANNQSSTKKNNLAKQKKTKKKR, from the coding sequence ATGAAAAAAAATTACCTCATCATTTTATTCTTCACTCTCACTTCTTCATGTTCTACACAAACAAGCAATCATGAAGACATTTTAAAAAACACAAACATTACCGAGATTGAAGAATATTTGAAAACTGCACACCCGGAAGACCCGAAAAGGCGCATTTTAAAATCAAAACTAATTGCGCTTAAAAACAGTGAATGGACAAAAGGTTCTGCCACAGCAAAACCAATGGAAGTTCGCCCTATTATTACAGAAATCCCACAAAATTTCAAAACCAATCTTATTGCTAAAGACTCTGAAGAGTTTAAAAAATTAATGTCAGAAACTTCTTCTGAGCACAAAGAAAAGACCGTACAATTGCTCAACGCAATGTTTAGTGAAGACATTAACAGTAAAGAAGCAATTTTACTTTTCAGGAATAATTCTGATTGTAATTTGGTTTTAAAAATCAGTGGAAAGAAATTTTACAATTTAGCTGTTCCTGCTCACAACGAGAATTTTATTGTTGTAGATAAAGATCATTACTCTCTTTCATCTAACATATGCGATGTTGAATATGCATCAAAAAGACAAATCAATAAAAATATTCAAATAGCAATTAATAACCCTCAGTATAAATTTAATGAAAATGAAAGTTTGGCTTTAAATAATGAACTAGGTAGGGATGCAAACAATCAATCTTCAACAAAAAAAAATAATTTAGCCAAGCAAAAAAAGACTAAAAAGAAACGTTGA
- the trmB gene encoding tRNA (guanosine(46)-N7)-methyltransferase TrmB — protein sequence MGKNKLARFAENKILPNVIQPTRDEALNSFELRGNWRKDFFKNDQPIVLELGCGKGEYTVGLAKTFTDKNFIGIDIKGARFWFGAKEAVENDMKNVAFIRSQIELVDHFFAENEVDEIWITFPDPQIKYRRTKHRLTHPDFLERYKKFLKPGGIVHLKTDSEFLHGYTLGYLQGAGYEIISAHHDIYGAAEYDPGTPHLRDIKTYYEELFSAKGKTITYIKFRIN from the coding sequence ATGGGCAAGAACAAATTAGCAAGATTCGCAGAGAACAAAATATTACCAAACGTCATTCAGCCAACCAGAGACGAAGCCCTTAACAGCTTTGAACTGAGAGGAAATTGGAGAAAAGATTTCTTTAAAAATGACCAACCTATTGTTCTCGAATTAGGCTGTGGGAAAGGAGAATACACTGTAGGTCTTGCCAAAACATTTACAGATAAGAATTTCATCGGCATTGATATCAAAGGTGCCAGATTTTGGTTCGGAGCCAAAGAAGCGGTTGAAAATGATATGAAAAACGTGGCATTTATTCGTTCTCAAATCGAGCTGGTAGACCATTTTTTTGCTGAAAATGAAGTTGATGAAATCTGGATTACTTTCCCAGATCCACAAATCAAATACAGACGTACAAAACACAGACTAACACACCCCGATTTTCTTGAGAGGTATAAAAAGTTCCTAAAACCTGGCGGAATTGTTCATCTTAAAACAGATTCAGAGTTTTTGCACGGGTACACTTTAGGTTATCTACAAGGAGCAGGTTACGAAATCATTAGCGCTCACCACGACATCTATGGCGCTGCAGAGTACGATCCGGGAACACCCCATTTAAGAGATATCAAAACTTATTACGAAGAACTTTTTTCAGCAAAAGGAAAAACAATAACTTATATAAAATTTAGAATTAATTAA
- a CDS encoding DUF6759 domain-containing protein: MKKLFLLFTTLLFVCLSAQKQGKDYSNILKSKSIYEINAFLRDAHPDDPRRSVLKPKVMELMKDYIKNAPPGDQKVRQMQDWLAILKRKASTKITFDEMNAIIKKKQIAKYQKELQVGQSAVAYTPSSPQNVYVATSSTSTTTKKTTAVIANTEASEFNMLMADNPVEHKNKTVKILNSLFDNDPNAKECIVMIENKSDCNIIVRIEGIGNTKYRLPVPAHGDNSMVIQKGDYLLTSIVCGAQYASQKTIQKPLMVALGSSSK, from the coding sequence ATGAAAAAGTTATTTTTACTCTTTACCACACTTTTATTCGTCTGTCTTTCTGCTCAAAAACAAGGCAAAGATTATAGCAATATTTTGAAAAGTAAAAGCATTTACGAAATCAATGCTTTTCTAAGAGATGCGCATCCTGATGATCCCCGCAGATCTGTTTTGAAACCAAAAGTGATGGAATTGATGAAAGACTACATCAAAAATGCACCTCCGGGCGACCAAAAAGTGAGACAAATGCAAGATTGGCTGGCAATACTGAAAAGAAAAGCTTCTACAAAAATTACTTTTGACGAAATGAATGCCATCATCAAGAAAAAACAAATTGCAAAATATCAAAAAGAACTTCAGGTGGGGCAATCTGCTGTTGCTTATACACCTAGTTCCCCCCAAAATGTTTATGTGGCTACCTCTTCTACTTCGACGACAACTAAAAAAACTACAGCGGTTATCGCTAATACCGAAGCATCAGAATTTAATATGTTGATGGCAGATAATCCGGTGGAGCACAAAAATAAGACCGTGAAGATTCTTAATTCACTTTTTGACAACGATCCTAACGCTAAAGAATGCATTGTCATGATTGAGAATAAATCTGACTGCAATATCATTGTAAGAATAGAAGGTATAGGAAATACAAAGTATAGACTTCCGGTTCCTGCACATGGCGACAATTCTATGGTTATACAAAAAGGAGATTATCTATTGACAAGTATCGTTTGCGGTGCTCAGTACGCTTCACAAAAAACTATCCAAAAACCTTTGATGGTAGCTTTGGGGAGCTCATCTAAATAA
- a CDS encoding T9SS type B sorting domain-containing protein: MKKLLSFFLIFYIFSISFAQLDREHWFAPMVDRTGNPNPYQKLYLSTNRTTPFPVTIYNNNVVIGTVTISKNNPQKFDVLRNYIITTLQTDLFTPTTKGLYVKADFPFYANLRFSVLNHAEIITSKGIPSTGKNFYAANAPITVSNGILNFMTSILATEDNTTVTISGYKPAVQFSNGTTGLTNPTMTFILNKGQSYIIDGIGNIAGNFDGFLGAKITADKAVNVTNGNFNGQYSGNVPLSSDILMDQSVPVEQLGTQFALVKGNGSIGTNMEGALVIATQDNTQIFLNNEGLPITTLNTGQYYVVPDSKYQLQGTSHYNLYIRTTKNAYVYQLLAGDALGGSEAATGGFNFIPALSCYLPKQIDEIGLINENFVHSNVNPAGILNIPTKLNLVTERGAVVTVNGAFPPASTGPFDITGLTQWVTYGIPNTTGTITVVSTKAITAGITAGSDAVGYGGFFAGFSTQPVILKSGGDCVPGIVLTVDPIIYETYQWYRNGILIPGATSASYTPTQSGNYTCSVTMGSCAPLVTAVYKVLNCVKLTNVTYNICENKVITPAFTTSTQTPVASTVAIVTAPTLGTATINTTSGVITYTPTNPAVAGTDTFVYTFCGNDLIFTDCETVTVTINIQPVTVTNTTLTSCNINGVGTFNLTTANVTNNTPVTKNYYTSLAAAQNGTTVGEILAPLTYTAPAGTIVYVLVKNPTGCKNIAEITLNLFPLAVITPANFGNQCDENLDGTVNVVLSDITPLILNNPTYFTNVRYYALLADANLGNANTLPNNWSYTVNTTIYIRVESPDGCAPVVQPINFTVGSRLPLITTTLVLDFCDDDLDGIKPVNLSQFISQFTSDPLVSVSYHMTLLDAQNDTAPISGAVNLTGTQTYFIRFEKTGFCPNVATIRINLKIPKKSDILFDKLICPKTTTTLDAGPGFTAYLWSTGATTPSISNLPAGNYWVELTFNGCVYKQFVNVSESVLPVITSIDINGTTVTIGVTGGVPPYEYSLDNNTWQSSNIFYNVQRGNHKIYVRDAQKCAVVEKTFVIINLINTITPNGDGHNDVIDYSSLMSKDNLEFRIFDRYGAELFRGSPSNNFRWDGKMKGRPVSTATYWYFISWTEFGNATTVKYTSWLLVKNRNDSLWDK; encoded by the coding sequence ATGAAGAAACTTCTATCTTTTTTTCTTATTTTTTACATATTCTCTATTTCTTTTGCACAATTAGATAGAGAACATTGGTTTGCGCCAATGGTGGATAGAACAGGAAACCCAAACCCATACCAGAAACTATACCTTTCTACAAATCGTACAACCCCCTTTCCTGTAACAATTTATAACAACAATGTTGTTATAGGAACCGTTACAATCAGTAAAAACAATCCTCAAAAATTTGATGTTTTAAGAAATTATATCATCACAACTTTGCAGACTGATCTGTTTACGCCAACTACAAAAGGCCTTTATGTAAAAGCTGATTTTCCTTTTTATGCCAACTTAAGATTTTCAGTATTAAATCATGCAGAAATCATTACATCTAAGGGCATACCATCAACAGGAAAAAACTTTTATGCTGCCAACGCCCCTATTACGGTGAGCAATGGTATTCTTAATTTCATGACTAGTATTTTGGCAACAGAAGACAATACAACGGTAACCATTTCAGGATATAAGCCCGCTGTACAATTTTCAAACGGAACAACAGGATTGACCAATCCTACGATGACTTTTATTTTAAATAAAGGACAATCTTACATCATCGATGGTATCGGGAATATTGCCGGCAATTTTGACGGATTTCTAGGTGCAAAGATAACAGCCGACAAAGCCGTTAATGTTACCAACGGAAATTTCAACGGTCAGTATTCAGGAAACGTTCCTCTGAGTTCAGATATCCTGATGGATCAGTCGGTACCGGTAGAACAGCTGGGGACTCAGTTTGCACTAGTAAAAGGCAACGGAAGTATTGGCACTAACATGGAAGGTGCTTTGGTTATTGCCACCCAAGACAACACCCAGATTTTTCTTAACAATGAAGGTTTACCGATAACAACCTTAAACACTGGTCAATATTATGTAGTACCAGATTCTAAGTACCAACTTCAGGGAACAAGCCATTATAATTTATACATAAGAACTACTAAAAACGCCTATGTTTATCAGCTTCTTGCTGGTGATGCTCTAGGGGGAAGTGAAGCAGCAACCGGTGGATTTAATTTTATCCCTGCACTAAGCTGTTATCTTCCTAAGCAAATTGATGAAATTGGTTTAATTAATGAAAATTTTGTTCACTCAAATGTCAACCCAGCAGGAATTCTGAATATTCCTACGAAATTAAATTTGGTGACCGAGCGTGGAGCTGTTGTTACTGTCAACGGAGCTTTTCCGCCAGCAAGCACAGGACCTTTTGATATTACAGGCCTCACCCAATGGGTCACCTACGGAATTCCGAATACAACGGGAACTATAACCGTAGTTTCAACCAAAGCTATTACAGCGGGAATTACAGCGGGAAGTGATGCAGTAGGTTATGGAGGTTTCTTTGCCGGATTCTCAACTCAGCCAGTCATTTTAAAATCTGGTGGAGACTGTGTTCCAGGAATTGTATTGACAGTTGACCCGATCATTTACGAGACTTATCAATGGTATAGAAACGGAATTCTCATTCCTGGTGCTACTTCAGCCTCTTACACTCCTACACAATCAGGAAATTACACGTGCTCTGTAACCATGGGAAGTTGTGCGCCCTTGGTAACGGCAGTTTATAAAGTTTTAAATTGTGTGAAGCTAACGAACGTAACTTATAATATTTGCGAAAACAAAGTAATTACACCTGCATTTACTACATCAACACAAACTCCCGTAGCATCAACAGTTGCAATTGTTACAGCTCCAACTCTTGGAACTGCAACCATCAATACTACTTCAGGGGTTATTACTTATACTCCAACCAATCCGGCAGTAGCAGGAACAGATACTTTCGTCTATACTTTCTGCGGTAACGATCTTATATTTACGGATTGTGAAACGGTAACGGTAACGATAAATATTCAACCAGTTACAGTAACAAATACAACTTTAACTTCTTGCAACATAAACGGTGTTGGAACATTTAATTTAACAACTGCAAATGTCACAAATAATACACCTGTCACAAAAAATTATTACACCAGCTTAGCAGCAGCACAAAACGGAACTACGGTCGGAGAAATTCTGGCTCCACTTACGTATACTGCTCCGGCAGGAACAATTGTTTATGTTTTAGTTAAAAATCCTACTGGCTGTAAAAATATTGCAGAAATTACACTTAATCTTTTTCCTTTAGCGGTAATCACACCGGCAAATTTTGGAAACCAGTGTGATGAAAATCTTGACGGAACAGTAAATGTCGTTTTATCAGATATTACTCCATTGATACTGAATAATCCAACCTATTTTACCAACGTCAGATATTACGCCTTATTAGCTGATGCCAATTTAGGAAACGCAAATACACTTCCCAATAACTGGAGTTATACCGTAAATACTACGATTTACATTCGGGTAGAATCTCCAGACGGATGTGCACCGGTAGTTCAACCAATTAATTTTACGGTCGGTTCAAGACTACCTTTAATAACAACAACTCTAGTTCTTGATTTTTGTGATGACGATTTAGATGGAATCAAACCTGTAAATCTTTCACAATTTATTTCACAGTTTACGTCTGACCCTTTGGTATCCGTAAGTTATCACATGACTCTACTCGATGCTCAAAACGACACCGCACCCATAAGCGGAGCTGTGAATCTAACGGGCACACAAACCTATTTTATTCGATTTGAAAAAACCGGATTTTGTCCCAATGTTGCAACTATTAGAATTAATTTAAAAATTCCGAAAAAATCAGATATTTTGTTTGATAAATTAATCTGCCCGAAAACTACAACGACTTTAGATGCCGGGCCAGGATTCACTGCCTATCTTTGGAGTACAGGAGCTACTACCCCTTCAATCTCTAACCTTCCTGCAGGAAATTATTGGGTAGAACTTACTTTTAATGGTTGTGTTTACAAACAGTTTGTGAATGTCTCAGAATCTGTATTGCCGGTTATTACTTCAATTGACATCAACGGAACCACAGTAACAATTGGGGTAACAGGAGGCGTTCCACCATACGAGTATTCATTAGATAATAACACTTGGCAAAGCTCAAATATTTTTTATAATGTGCAGCGTGGTAACCATAAAATTTACGTGAGAGACGCTCAAAAATGTGCCGTTGTAGAAAAAACTTTTGTGATTATTAATTTAATCAACACCATCACGCCAAACGGAGATGGGCATAATGACGTTATCGATTATTCATCTTTGATGAGCAAAGACAATCTTGAATTCAGAATATTTGATCGATATGGTGCAGAACTTTTCAGAGGTTCTCCTTCAAATAATTTTAGGTGGGACGGAAAAATGAAAGGCAGACCTGTATCAACTGCAACCTACTGGTATTTCATCAGCTGGACAGAGTTTGGAAATGCAACGACTGTAAAATATACGAGCTGGCTTTTGGTAAAAAACAGAAATGACAGCTTGTGGGACAAATAA
- a CDS encoding T9SS type B sorting domain-containing protein — protein MILGIYDRYGVKIFEENKDTGYKWDGSINETKKVSTGNYWFSISWNESKNKTSIKFSGWILVKNRE, from the coding sequence CTGATCTTAGGAATCTATGACAGATACGGAGTTAAAATATTTGAAGAAAACAAAGACACTGGTTATAAATGGGATGGAAGCATCAATGAAACCAAAAAAGTTTCTACCGGAAATTACTGGTTCAGCATCAGTTGGAACGAAAGTAAAAACAAAACTTCAATCAAATTCTCAGGCTGGATCTTGGTTAAAAACAGAGAATAA
- a CDS encoding gliding motility-associated C-terminal domain-containing protein, which yields MKQFLLIFLLTILGINVSAQRDTEHWIAPYYATTAVTAQSLYLSTDSVTPFVATVYSNNIALGTVTISKGNPQIFVVPSNNIAATITGEAFTVINKGLYIKGDKPFYCTLRLVNSTQHAEVVTSKGKAGIGKEFFVANTPSVTTRTTDNFTAGVLATEDNTIVTATWSAITPITFYGATPPTNTHTFTLNKGQSFIFAGGIGPAAPFMGAKIVATKPITLTNGNVTGNFGNTTSSGTDIILDQSVPLDRLGNEFAMVRTRSNTANELEGGIVIATENNTAIYLNGSTTPAATLNAGQWYRISGSSYIVQGGAHPNMYINTSKNVYLYQLVSVNNDTATCGFNYIPPLNCFLPRKIDEIGKVGEMPTGTGGASVIPSGTVVKLNILTEAGATVTYTVNGGAPITPTAAQGPFPLTGNTNWVTYAIQPITGNIAIQSNKAVTAGINGGHSTSGYGGYFAGFSSIPLIAKQIGDCIPGLVLEVDDSYDTYQWFRNSIAIPGANSNSYTPTQSGNYTVRITVGSCIPATTPVYKVFTCLQQTTAAKTVCEGYLNIAPAFTSSSQTFVPSTVQIITPPTNGTAIINPTTGVIGYVPNFGFAGTDTITYKFCGNDPEFVDCEQITLTLTIAESPVVNNALLRSCYLEENIATGLFNLTNASVTTQLGTTKKYYPSLTDANNQTNEILNPANYVAPNGIVYVRVSNANGCYRVAEITLVVIPPTKSTVLVDKEICIENKTTLDAGPDFDGYQWSTGATTQIISDVTVGTYSVILKKGDCFTKQTVTVYATQQPVISNIEVTTNDITVFAIGGTAPYKYSIDNINWQDSNVFTDIKRGDITVYVRDFFNCEPLEVTVTVPNIVNVITPNGDGVNDVLDYSALAKKPNLLLGIYDRYGVKIFEGNKDTGYKWDGTINKTKKVSTGNYWFSISWNESKNKTPIKFSGWILVKNRE from the coding sequence ATGAAACAATTTCTACTTATTTTTCTATTAACGATTTTAGGCATCAATGTTTCTGCTCAAAGAGATACAGAGCATTGGATCGCACCATACTATGCAACCACAGCTGTTACAGCACAGTCACTTTATCTTTCCACTGACTCTGTAACACCTTTTGTGGCAACGGTATACAGCAACAACATTGCATTGGGAACGGTAACAATTAGCAAAGGAAATCCTCAGATTTTTGTAGTCCCTTCAAATAATATAGCAGCTACAATTACAGGAGAAGCTTTTACGGTAATTAATAAAGGATTATATATTAAGGGGGATAAACCTTTTTACTGTACCCTTCGATTAGTTAATTCAACTCAACATGCTGAAGTGGTAACCAGCAAAGGGAAAGCTGGTATTGGGAAAGAATTTTTTGTTGCGAACACTCCATCTGTTACGACTCGTACCACAGACAATTTTACGGCAGGAGTTTTAGCAACCGAAGATAATACAATAGTTACTGCCACTTGGAGTGCAATTACTCCGATAACTTTCTATGGAGCAACACCACCAACCAATACACATACTTTTACTTTAAATAAAGGACAATCTTTTATTTTTGCAGGTGGTATAGGTCCCGCTGCACCATTCATGGGAGCAAAAATCGTTGCTACTAAGCCAATCACCCTTACAAACGGAAATGTGACAGGGAATTTCGGTAATACAACTTCTTCAGGGACTGATATAATTTTAGATCAGTCTGTTCCCCTTGATAGATTAGGGAATGAATTTGCGATGGTAAGAACAAGATCAAATACTGCGAATGAACTAGAAGGAGGAATTGTGATTGCTACAGAAAACAATACTGCAATATATTTGAATGGATCTACCACTCCTGCAGCGACTTTAAATGCTGGTCAATGGTACAGAATTTCTGGAAGTAGTTATATAGTTCAAGGTGGTGCACACCCTAACATGTACATCAATACTTCAAAAAATGTTTATTTGTACCAACTGGTTTCGGTAAATAATGACACTGCCACATGTGGATTTAATTATATCCCCCCTTTAAACTGCTTTTTACCAAGAAAAATTGATGAGATTGGTAAAGTAGGTGAAATGCCAACAGGTACCGGAGGAGCTAGTGTTATACCTAGTGGTACTGTTGTAAAGCTTAATATTTTAACTGAAGCGGGTGCTACAGTTACTTATACCGTTAATGGAGGAGCACCAATAACTCCCACTGCTGCACAGGGTCCGTTTCCATTGACAGGAAATACCAATTGGGTAACCTATGCAATACAGCCTATTACCGGTAATATAGCCATACAATCTAATAAAGCGGTCACCGCCGGAATTAATGGAGGACACAGTACTTCTGGATATGGAGGATATTTCGCTGGATTCTCATCAATTCCGCTTATTGCTAAGCAGATTGGTGATTGTATTCCAGGATTGGTTTTGGAAGTAGATGACAGTTATGATACTTACCAATGGTTCAGAAATAGCATTGCAATTCCGGGAGCAAACAGCAACTCTTACACACCAACACAGTCAGGAAATTATACTGTAAGAATTACAGTGGGATCTTGTATTCCGGCAACAACTCCTGTTTATAAGGTATTTACATGTCTTCAACAAACTACAGCTGCAAAAACTGTTTGTGAAGGCTATCTTAATATTGCTCCAGCCTTTACTTCGTCTTCACAAACATTTGTTCCGAGTACTGTACAGATTATTACACCTCCAACAAATGGTACAGCAATCATCAATCCTACTACAGGAGTGATTGGATATGTTCCTAACTTTGGTTTTGCAGGAACAGACACCATTACATACAAATTCTGTGGAAACGATCCTGAATTTGTAGATTGTGAACAAATTACTTTAACCCTTACAATAGCAGAGAGCCCAGTGGTGAATAATGCACTATTGAGATCTTGCTACCTTGAAGAAAATATTGCTACAGGATTATTTAATTTAACTAATGCAAGCGTAACCACTCAGCTAGGAACAACAAAAAAATATTATCCTTCATTGACAGACGCTAACAACCAAACCAATGAAATTCTAAATCCTGCGAATTATGTAGCTCCAAACGGTATTGTATATGTAAGAGTAAGCAATGCAAACGGATGTTACAGAGTGGCAGAAATTACATTAGTTGTTATCCCGCCTACAAAATCAACTGTTTTAGTTGATAAAGAAATCTGTATCGAAAACAAAACAACATTAGATGCAGGCCCTGATTTTGACGGTTATCAATGGAGCACAGGAGCAACAACTCAGATCATCAGTGACGTTACCGTAGGAACATACTCAGTAATCCTTAAAAAAGGAGATTGTTTCACAAAACAAACAGTGACGGTTTATGCTACTCAGCAACCTGTAATTTCGAATATTGAAGTTACTACTAACGACATCACTGTATTTGCAATAGGAGGAACTGCTCCTTACAAATACTCAATCGATAATATCAACTGGCAGGATTCTAATGTTTTCACCGATATAAAAAGAGGTGACATTACGGTTTATGTAAGAGATTTCTTTAATTGCGAACCGTTAGAAGTGACCGTTACAGTTCCGAACATTGTCAATGTAATTACACCAAATGGTGACGGAGTAAACGATGTTCTTGATTATTCTGCTTTAGCAAAAAAACCTAATCTGCTCTTAGGAATTTATGACAGATACGGAGTTAAAATATTTGAAGGAAACAAAGACACCGGTTATAAATGGGATGGAACCATCAATAAAACCAAAAAAGTTTCTACCGGAAATTACTGGTTCAGCATCAGCTGGAATGAAAGTAAAAACAAAACTCCAATCAAATTCTCAGGCTGGATTCTAGTGAAAAATAGAGAATAA